The Haematobia irritans isolate KBUSLIRL chromosome 1, ASM5000362v1, whole genome shotgun sequence DNA segment GTCCAGATATTACAATAACATTGAACCGTATAAATACGGCAGAGAATGAAGTTGATGTGGAGGAATGTTTACCAGGTGAtgttgttaaattggattttgctggcgaagaagtggctgggtgaaattttacccctaaggaatgtcttctaggagtttccaatcggcgaccggtgcccgttggaaactccgcctattacaacagtaccatcatcgcttcagccatcagcaacaatagcattccatcagcgtcatattgtagagatacaaccaggccaccatttatcatcatcccctgctaatttagaattgactaatgttatgcaacataatgtttgcacagaacacgaagaagtagaagaagctaattgtcataatactgcagatgtaatcgatgaagatttcttttttaaaatatgcttaaaaacgatttcgtcttatctctgtaaacccagtgcttctacattcaacacccattttttacaaagaaatgaattgtattttttttattattttaccgctcctcgtaattgctcccttttctatttgttaagcgagctcgttttttgtgtgtaagaggcgtaaatgaatgagaactgaacaaaagaaatgttaatgcaattttaatttttaatggaaacaacatgaaagctaaatatgagaaatgataattaaaaatttttaaatataacaatattaatgaaagaaagcttataatccagaaaagaaaacattgtgttctagggtctttaattagtgtataaatgtacaaattaataaaaaatcataataaaattataatcgaacttgttttatttttatataccggggtataagtaattgggtggtcttatatgttttatactttttaatataaaattagtaaatttttctgaacaaagttatatccaaaataaatgtttatagcaaataattaaataatttttatttaaatagcaaaataattttcttgtattcatcatttttccaaaatgattgcgataggctggaatgaaacgatttaatttctttgtggcttttaaatttcagttagcggcattcttgcattttatcaatttcaaaacactggttgaatttcataacgtgactgaaatagttattggaacttatacattgggagagtataacatccttcagtaaaccagccaattgcttctcaatgtattaatttcagtcaacgaagagtctggtatagaacactaacatccctttgtgacgaaatataagtcgggaacagtgactttggcttaggaactacccttgaacttgagttatgggcttaagttggttgttccccccgatgtaacaacattggcaaatgaaatggcgttattatcctttgtgggaaccgtggtggtgaccactggatttgaaattgctagtgaggcggcaacagcatggtattgcaatgcgattgtgtagatattgtggacaccaacgaattaagtttgttgatgaatgagtccattgctgcgcatgatgtaaaagttagcataacaccggaattatatgtttttttgatgtgctttacaaattgacggtatccatttggaaaagctgaagaagacaatgtaccacatgttgtaaaagctgttgcagaatgtggtaagacaccaggagtagagcggctggagctttattcttaacaattattagtgtccagtgctgtatgagatttttttgcaaaacaatccaaaaactggtagaaaaacacttttcaaaacaattatcatgaatgcgtgtatgtaaacaatcagctgctgcgtatgtataagtaaaaatagtatgacatttggcgatgttgtcaattaaattgcggagaaataaacgcggaatagctccaaaatagctgttttcttcgttcgaaatgtattgtcaacactctcatttttcaacgcgaaagaatggttaagtgaagtttttttcgtgccaacaaacatagtacccaccttaaagtgaaaactaaatcagtaaaaaaaggtatcaaattatacatatttgttgcaaattttataataCCTTGATGGGGAAtcgcaaaaacaaattttcacaaagcttgtattccttaaaatggattattaaagaaaagtaatcgtgaaaaagttACGATTGtagcggctaaacttgaacttaataccAAACTTAAACGACAAGTAGGCACCTAGCGtcgtcaatggtttgatgttCTCAGCAGCCAATTTCCCATTTTCTAAACTTTATTGTCTTTGCTTTTCGTAGCTGACAGCCTTTATAGCATTATTTTAGAGTTGccatttttaatgcaaaaaattgctTACTGAAaagatgtttcagtgttggtaaCTCTCATTTCTTGATTAATTAAAAAGGAAATTGTTTAACAGTAAATAGGACGAATTGGTGAATTGTCAATTAAAAAGTGAGGATAAATCTTAAAATATGTTaccagaaacagtaacattttgTATAGCATTGATTGTATATGGAGCGATATTGTTTCTGTTAATTTACTATGTAAGTATTTTCTGCAGTGAAATAGAGGATGTTTTCCCaatcgaattttatttataaatattctaTTCTATTAGGTTCTTACCCTTGCTGATTTGGAATGTGATTATTTAAATGCCCAAGAATGCTGTAGTCGCTTGAATTTTTGGGTTATTCCCAAATTCGGTTCACATTTAATCCTTTGTGTACTTCTTCTTCTGGGTGGTCATTGGCTAATGTTTTTCATGAATGTGCCTATGGTATCATGGCTTGGTTATGAATTGTATAAACAACCTCGTGATAGTTTGGGTGTATATGATCCAGTGGATATACACAGTCGAGGTCTCTTAAAAGTTCATTTACGAAATACAATGATCTATCTGGGCTACTATTTCGTTATGTTCTTCATAGGTTTATatttgtatgtactatattccatTTAAGTGATTACAACaatcaaattataattttatatttcttttattttgcaGTATGATTTCGGCCCTATTAAAAGGAGACCCTATTCGCCGTCACGAAGAGGGAGAAATAATTACAGACTTCTAGCATTTACAAGGAACACATCCATAAGACCTTCGCCATGCCGGTGTGCTTTTAAATGACAATGACGTTTAGTCTTCTTTATCTCCTTGTGGGGGGGAACTACTTGTCTTCCCAAGTATTTTTTGTATGCACAAAGATATTCAATCCAAAGAATTTCCTTCTAGtccctcatttctatagattaactttaaaatttaaaataatactcATTTTAAATCTCTTACATTTTCTAGaatttatataaagaaaattatatattaaaatgAAGCAAATATAGTATAAACTACAACAATATGTACCATGTACGTACATCCGTCaaatcaaaatgttttattCAAAGTAGGTAAAAAGTAATGCCTATTTTACGACGTACGGGAAGAGTgttattttacatattttccgCAAAAATGTGAGtacccaacattttttggaatatcTTCCACTTGATAGACTATAATGTGgcacaaaaatgtatataaagtttttttatgcattCCAAGTGTTGTCGGACCCTGTTTCTAGTATTTCTTAACAGTCGTCGAAACATGGCTCCTCCGAAACAGTATCATGCATACAGCGAACGTGCGCCGAAGAAGGCCTTTTTGGCCGAGTACGTCTTAGTCACCGTTTCACAAAGTGTGATTCAAATACACTACATGCGAAAGGGTAAAGCGCAGAGTGTACTATGCCGAATTATTGGCTtagaataaattgaaaaataggCCAACTATAAATATTAAGAGAATGGCTGGCCAgtgctgaaataaaatttcctcatACCTTATGGTTTCTTTCATATAATGAAGCTCGAGGGTGATATAGAGGTGTAAAATTCCCCGTAGAGTTTTTAGAGGAGTTAAGCTTCCATAGCAGTGTAGCTACTACGGTCTGGGTTCACAAAAAATTCGTATTGGAAATATGGGGACCCCTAACctacatgaaaaaataaaaataaagatctgCTCGagtacttttccagtaaaaactaaaggcctgttcggttttcgcgttggaactccatacaaaaacaaaaatgcgaaaaaatagcgaaaggagtagcagatcaattgcccaaggaaaaataaaatgataattttgtaatagcaagcagcaaccaccaaccaaccaccaacttaattccatatcgctccctgttacctataaacaccgctttctatgtgcgaaataatggtttctatacaattttttcgcaagaatgaacatagtcccGGCCTTAATAATAGAGTAAAAGTGTATTTTAcactttttgtttaaaattgctgaaaagtactCAAACGGaatccagtaactatttgcacatTCAACTTTTCAACttcgaaaatattaaaatacttttttttaacttcCAGTTTTAGTTGAGGAACATGTACATTGTACTGGTGCtttgtttttatcaacaatCGGCAGGTAACGTATGCTATggtttgcaaatttttactgggtaaaaatttctagaagaaattgcaatttctctatctaaTAACTGTCAAATGAAGTCTCTCCccggctctcttttgctggctttttggtgtaaacgaacgacttccagtaaaacttgtaataattatcaaaaattatcgggttctcgaacggagctataAAATAACTGATCATTTTGAACTGATTTTGTTTACATGGATGCTAATTGCTTTTCGCCGCTATTCTCCACTAGAGGCGCTGGGATATAAACTTCGTACCACCCCTTCGAAGAGCGATGTAAATGTGCAGACACCCGAACTAGTGATGAATGTAAGCTcaggaattttaattatttctgcCATTCTCTCCCGGCATCTTTGTACTGTAGCAAAggccatttatttttatttatatttattgcaaaaaataccCAAGCCTTTATCCTACCCATGAGTGGCAACATTCGTGTGGGACGAAAGAAATATGTTCATCGCTCGTTATCTCAACAACGGCCGGTTTTTATGATCCCTGTGATTCATttaatttccaaatattttgctcAATTATTACATacacatttttcattttatatatcctttgtttttttttatagttataattaaattaaatctatacaaacattatttataatattaaattaatgacTGCTGAAATTATCCATACAAAAGGAAACTAAGAAAATTGTATGTTTGTTCATTTCACCAAATTATATACGGAGTGTGGAAAATTAAAGATAACAAATTCTgctaaacaaaaatctattaaaatttcgtcgaaCTAAGGGAAAACCGGAAAAAACATGTCATTATAAATGGAGTACGTAAaactattattaattaattttctaataaaagaaataacaacaaaacataaaacaaaGATGAAAAAGAAATCGAAAGAAATGCAATATCAATTTCACTTTATCCATTTATCAAGGGAGATGTATTTTCTTGAGAGAAAGTGTGAAAAAGAAACATAGATGTATGTAAATAGTTTAATAATTTTCCTATATAACTTCgatatacatatattataaaaatttcatttaatttaatgctGCTATAAAAgtcatttttagtttttaaagttttgttggttttccgttttttttgtgttgtgttaagcattattaaaatatttaaactattTCCAAGCCTGTTTTAAGGATTTGCGCGATGCTAAATGTTTGGCCACAAGGGAACCCGTTGTCAATACTACCAAAACAATGGATATTAGAATGTAATCGAAGTCTTCCTTAAGTAAATCATATGTCTTCGATGGTGATATACGTGTAACGAAGACATCtgcaaaagaaaagaaaattttagcaaatatatTTCAACAGAGTAAAATGCTACATATGTATACCTAAACCAGCAGCCACCACTAAACAGGTACTTTCCAAACCACTAGGTGCTGTATAGATATAATTAAGTCTTGATATGGATTGATTGTAATTAATCATATTCTCTGTGGGCAATGGTAATTCTGGTATATAGGGCATGGCACCCTCTTCACGACCACCAGATGATGATGATATCGGTCGTCGTGGATCCAATAAAGCCCACGGCAATTCAACAATTGAACCGCTAGATGTACCAACTATTaaagagagacagagagagagagggggAAAGTCacaaacatttgttaaaatcgtaaaataaaatttgtctacaCTTACTTAGAACATCTTTGCTTGTGATACCTCTTTCGGTAATGGTTTCTCTCATTGATGTCACCAATGTTGGTATAATATATGTTTGACGTTCAACCAAAGGCATTGGAGGAGCTCTCAAAGAACTCCAAACGGTGCTATTGGCTTGAGTTTTTCCTTCATATAATTCAATTGTTGCTGCAAGACAAAAGGCAAATTTACTATTGAATAACTCGAAATTAAATAatcgcacacagaaaaaaaatttacgaacatttttccaattaaaggcttaattgagttttaaaaagtattcaattaaaaatttaattgattcaagaaattttttaattgaaacaaaaatcaatcacaaaatatacaaaaataatgataataattaattttttaattggatcaattatttatttttttattcatttatttaatcaaccaaCGCCCTGTAAGGCAACATGTTGATAGAATTTAGtacaattcaggaaaaattgACTTAAAACTAACTATTAAACCTATACTAGCAAAcaatcttttaataaaaattaagtatTATATACATAAGATTTCAAACGAACAACCTAAAAACTGTGAAGAAAATGTTCATAGTTATCACGAGCGCGTCTCCCAAATACAAATCTCAAAATGCTATGATAACAAGTATTAAGTTTCCGTATATTGGCCAAGTTCGTGCCCGTATAAACCTCATACAATATGTTTGGCATAAGCAATGTATGCGCAAGCCTGAATCTTACATCTTCAggcaaaataaagggtgatacggtcaaaatttggtcaagggaaaacgcgtgtaaatcggtgaaatcgtttatttaaaaaattaaatttctttttcaagttcaattagtataaaattcaggaaaaatattcagggcctcacgcttgacacctgccatcagattttgtacagccaccttgtccaccttcttcgccgcagaaagccagtttgccttgaactgctgctcgtccctagcagtttttttggtcttcttttctcaattgggcggagctctggcgtgttgggagggttcttgtccttgggaaccacctgcacgttgttggcggcgtaccactccatggcctttttccgtaatggcaagatgccaaatcaggccaaaacagtacggaacaaccgtgtttctccaGGAAAGGCATCAGACGTTTAatgaaacactctttcacgtaaatttcttggttgacagtcccggaagctatgaaagcgCTGCTTTTTAAGCCACAGGtatagatggcttgccaaaccagatatttctttgcgaactttgacagttttatgtgcttgaaaatatctgctacctttccccttccttttgccgtataaaactcctgtcccggaagctttttgtagtcgactttgacgtaggtttcttcgttcattaccacgcagtcaaacttcgtcagcatcgtcgtgtacagcctccgggatcgcgctttggccgtcgtattttgtttatcatcgtgatttggagtcactacgtcgtctcagcggcttccggttttcgatttccccccgatacagacttcctggctgtcgacaaacgttccccaaacactttaattacatttgtaacggttgatttggcaacttttagcgattttgccagctttgcgagcgagtagctcggattttcgcgatgcgcgaccaaaattttgatacgctgctcttctggcttggacggcattttgacaactgaagagtgaattccaaaatcaaaataggagcaacattctacacacacacaccttcaaaatgaggggtgttcaggttttttaaatgcaaaattgaaagaaatacgtcaagtttatattgaccaaattttgaccgtatcaccctttaacattAAGACTATAAAGACGTCTAAGAGTCATATTCACCTTGGGACATACGTGAGATATATGAGTAGTAAAATTGAGATCGCAATCAATTTCATACCCTAAACAAGATACACATTCCAAGCAAGACACTTCAGTATTCTGAACAATTATGGATGGGGTGGAAGCAGATCCACGAGATCCATGGAAAACAGCACATTTAGTTTTGTCGACATTAATACTTATCTTATTCACAACACACCAGTCAcagatccgacctatatcagcaTCCAAATCGGTGATGCAGTCAGTTCAGAAttcaatatacaaaattttctaattgaatcaattaatttttaattgactttcaattaattttttaattgatactatcatttctgtgattgaaaacatttaaattaaaaaattaattggatcaattaatttcgtgattgaatcagaaaaaaattgttgtgtgcAGAGGTGGACACCCACTGTCAGCTAAATTTTTATCCACATTTGCGAAATTTCCAGTTATGACATCCAATATTCActtatatacaaaattcatttgtattttgttagcaagagcacatgcgtataAACCCCTTTAGATAGTCAatcgtaaatttttatttacttactTATTTCAGTGCGCCGCACTTTGTCATTATAATGAGCATAAGCCAACCAATTTTCCGAATGCACAACATGTAATGGGGGACGTACTTTACGATGCATCATAGAGAATACCACAGAACCGGAAACCACATCAATTAGATAGACATTAagtaaatctaaaaaaataaaatagaaatgctATATAGATAAGCCAAAAAACTATGAACGAGGAAGAGATAGACAACATACATTTATGTATACTATCCGATGCTTGTGTGAAAACAGCTACTAAATTGGGATTAATGTATTTGTACAAGACCGAACGATCGGGCATTACACGGCCTTGTGAGTGTACTCTTTCAATGGGATTCTTTGAGGCAACAGCAATAATTTCATGATCACCATTGTGGCCACTTAAATCGACATTCCATAAAGGTAAGGTGGTCAATTGCTAAAAAAAACAGGCGAGATTATTTGGATGGTAGTTTGATAATAGGAAATAGCTTTGCTTACATTCTTTTCATATTTTACAAAGAATCCATTCAATGATCCCTTCGATTTGTCGGCGGTGTATATATATAAACCATTCGCCTAAAAGATTGGAAAATTTGTATTGCTTATTTACTTTTTTCGATTTCTAAACCTAATTTACCTTAGATTTAGCATGCTCAGGATAAACTTGAACATTATCTTGTCTGTCCATAATGAGTATACCCTTAACGAAATCCGTATCAGTTTCAGGCAACATAGACAATTGTTTAATTTGATAGTTCAATTGTAATAGACCACCCTCAGCTGGTTGTCCAGTTATTGGATTAAAACGATATAATACTCCATTGCCGCTTGTTTTATCCTTAGCCACAATCATACACAGGGCCTGTAGGGGGAAATGTTTGCTTGTTCTTTGTATGAGTAAACGCATTTGTTCACcatttgaaaattcttcaacattatttaaatataactgcCAGTGTTGATTACCACTGATGTTGTCAATGCCAAACACTTTACCACTCTTAGTTAAGACCACTAACATTTTGTGTAGACCAAAGGCATCTCGTACTAGGCCTGCTTTTTGGGTAGCCGACGGTTTCGCCCCCAAACCAATAACATGCAAGAGTAAACTTTTAAAGTGTAGAACTTGTGAAGAGATACGATGTATGAATGCACTGGCAATATCAGCTATAGGGTGAAGAAGTAAATTTGTATCACATATCaagaatgaaaaattaaatatttctatgTCTAATGTCTTTAAAAGCGTATGGTAATATTAAAAAAGCCattcaacacagaaaaaaatatttttttattttcaaaaacaaaaaaatttaacaaactacaaaaataaatgatacatttattttttgttgattgatttttgttaatttttattaaagcatttacatttattttaaaaaatgttaaatttattttgttgtgcaatttgtgataaaataTGCGCTATTATTATAATTAAGAACGTCTTGTTGTAGAGATAAAAGTCGAAAAAGTTAAGAAAAgtttctttttaaattgttttctttttttaatgaaattccaAATATTAcacccatattcataataatttacatgtgtgtgaagatttgatttgaatttgaaatttgccgCGACACAAACCATTGTCTTAAATATGAATTTactttttcaaattcgaattttttattatttggctTGCTATTTATTCCAAAACTCAGCGGTATAGAGGCTAGGTTCGTTGGaatgggcttgagctcagctttcataatcacaaaagtcttcattagaaaaagaCCTTTTCAAAAGcgcaaatttgaaaatactttttaaacgaatttttataattgggcccactgtgccaaaactaacccGCGTGcggtgtacacagaaaaaaatttcacgaaaaattttccaattaaaattttaattgcgttttaaaaatattcaattaaaaatttaattgaaataacaaattttttaattgaaacaaaaatcaatcacaaaaattaatagtatcaattaattttttaaataacctTCAATCAGTGTTGGGcgttattcaataaatttttattcaaataacaaataattttttattcgttatttttcatttgggattttttgaaatcaaatttcaactgttatCTGTTTATTTGTGTCACAAATAATTATTCGTCATTCGTTAGTTGTTATTTGtcatacaaataataatttttttgaatccaaaaaaataaattgaatttattgaattcttctgataaaataatctttttttgaGGAGCGATAATTGTCTTTATAACTAGGAATGGAACCGGAAGGTACAACATCCAAAAATAGTGATTCAAGTGAATCtggtttttccatttttgatgGATAATTCTACATAATTTTAGAAGACGGAGTAAAGAATATCAGTGCTGTGTGCGTGAAATGTGGCCTGATTTTGTTAAGATAAAAGGAGAGAAAAATTCAACATCAAACTTCATATCTCACCTTAAGAGGCGACATGGTAAGGATGCGTATGAAGAGTACCAGAGCTATAAACGCCTAAAACGTTCTCAAGCGAA contains these protein-coding regions:
- the cnir gene encoding cornichon-like protein, which codes for MLPETVTFCIALIVYGAILFLLIYYVLTLADLECDYLNAQECCSRLNFWVIPKFGSHLILCVLLLLGGHWLMFFMNVPMVSWLGYELYKQPRDSLGVYDPVDIHSRGLLKVHLRNTMIYLGYYFVMFFIGLYFMISALLKGDPIRRHEEGEIITDF
- the EMC1 gene encoding ER membrane protein complex subunit 1 isoform X1, which produces MGSFKSSLGGLLTVFMLVAIGTVSCLYEDQIKKFDWRTIQIGGLNQAFLELNGFQPRLLVSTRENVIASLCPKSGEVLWRQIFETGHRGSIKLMQLSSAASGADSTAAARAGSAHGFDLLTVQGHAPALIRGWNANTGNLEWEWSLMPLQTDKAASSIWFYRNAMIYHVLPVWKSHLEVTPYFATTGQATGNTAMITSPWISEEKCILSGTYFTCVEGNQLISLDLTANQPQIISKALGETPVNPIEPMEGINGVVIVNGKLVAIKEDIPICESLRGNSFTLGRFNNQNVIVTANIKDKHLNIDGYTTDTCQQVSELTNILPYPDHYGSPVIKSFDCKMNRNNDGKGCLFVIDTKDDSILAVQQSKFRWTRSEALANVIATEFIDLPLADSEGELENEMKGKTGDDPSLDSDIASAFIHRISSQVLHFKSLLLHVIGLGAKPSATQKAGLVRDAFGLHKMLVVLTKSGKVFGIDNISGNQHWQLYLNNVEEFSNGEQMRLLIQRTSKHFPLQALCMIVAKDKTSGNGVLYRFNPITGQPAEGGLLQLNYQIKQLSMLPETDTDFVKGILIMDRQDNVQVYPEHAKSKANGLYIYTADKSKGSLNGFFVKYEKNQLTTLPLWNVDLSGHNGDHEIIAVASKNPIERVHSQGRVMPDRSVLYKYINPNLVAVFTQASDSIHKYLLNVYLIDVVSGSVVFSMMHRKVRPPLHVVHSENWLAYAHYNDKVRRTEITTIELYEGKTQANSTVWSSLRAPPMPLVERQTYIIPTLVTSMRETITERGITSKDVLIGTSSGSIVELPWALLDPRRPISSSSGGREEGAMPYIPELPLPTENMINYNQSISRLNYIYTAPSGLESTCLVVAAGLDVFVTRISPSKTYDLLKEDFDYILISIVLVVLTTGSLVAKHLASRKSLKQAWK
- the EMC1 gene encoding ER membrane protein complex subunit 1 isoform X2; this encodes MGSFKSSLGGLLTVFMLVAIGTVSCLYEDQIKKFDWRTIQIGGLNQAFLELNGFQPRLLVSTRENVIASLCPKSGEVLWRQIFETGHRGSIKLMQLSSAASGADSTAAARAGSAHGFDLLTVQGHAPALIRGWNANTGNLEWEWSLMPLQTDKAASSIWFYRNAMIYHVLPVWKSHLEVTPYFATTGQATGNTAMITSPWISEEKCILSGTYFTCVEGNQLISLDLTANQPQIISKALGETPVNPIEPMEGINGVVIVNGKLVAIKEDIPICESLRGNSFTLGRFNNQNVIVTANIKDKHLNIDGYTTDTCQQVSELTNILPYPDHYGSPVIKSFDCKMNRNNDGKGCLFVIDTKDDSILAVQQSKFRWTRSEALANVIATEFIDLPLADSEGELENEMKGKTADIASAFIHRISSQVLHFKSLLLHVIGLGAKPSATQKAGLVRDAFGLHKMLVVLTKSGKVFGIDNISGNQHWQLYLNNVEEFSNGEQMRLLIQRTSKHFPLQALCMIVAKDKTSGNGVLYRFNPITGQPAEGGLLQLNYQIKQLSMLPETDTDFVKGILIMDRQDNVQVYPEHAKSKANGLYIYTADKSKGSLNGFFVKYEKNQLTTLPLWNVDLSGHNGDHEIIAVASKNPIERVHSQGRVMPDRSVLYKYINPNLVAVFTQASDSIHKYLLNVYLIDVVSGSVVFSMMHRKVRPPLHVVHSENWLAYAHYNDKVRRTEITTIELYEGKTQANSTVWSSLRAPPMPLVERQTYIIPTLVTSMRETITERGITSKDVLIGTSSGSIVELPWALLDPRRPISSSSGGREEGAMPYIPELPLPTENMINYNQSISRLNYIYTAPSGLESTCLVVAAGLDVFVTRISPSKTYDLLKEDFDYILISIVLVVLTTGSLVAKHLASRKSLKQAWK